One region of Astyanax mexicanus isolate ESR-SI-001 chromosome 15, AstMex3_surface, whole genome shotgun sequence genomic DNA includes:
- the LOC103030533 gene encoding leucine-rich repeat, immunoglobulin-like domain and transmembrane domain-containing protein 2: MATFCLALAALLISSVFHSAFSFCVTGCSCMEDSFGRSLSCMETALASIPQNIPGDFIKIRIENSHLTEIPQRAFFTVSALDSLWLNFNDIALMNAKSLEGLNNLTELRLQGNKLRSVPWTAFQDAPNLKILDLKHNRLDVLPEHALRHLPALTYLDLSFNQLKVISRDVFLNWPRYRPQTHGRREEDAANVVLALHDNQWLCDCRLKGFVEFIKSVSPPIILMNSYLTCSGPDSRAGKFFHELELKTCLKPQTSTPEVNITLPLGANVTLRCFVKARPDPVVQWSYSLKTIRGFTVSQSQVGEDTIGSALIIPSVHVADRGLYTCTANNFIGNSSVSIQLNVLSTNASFPLSPSFPLASADQNVYIDIRIAKQTVYGITVEWYAATENPTETWFTIHFGRYDSPKKEMLYVGPGINSYSVNDLLPVTKYEVCVSLKNQPPRSEQCIVFVTGSGTNELEQRERLIHIIVIVCAMVLAVPAGMYACTTNTRLSCFDRCTGLCKRKKKGGNLGDRQGTFDSLQAASDEGLCRDSGEERKMRRRSEDKPHKGNSAQLY; this comes from the exons ATGGCCACGTTCTGCTTAGCGCTAGCTGCCCTGCTAATTTCCAGTGTTTTTCATTCTGCCTTCAGTTTCTGCGTGACGGGATGCTCCTGTATGGAGGACAGTTTCGGCAG ATCTTTATCATGTATGGAAACAGCCTTGGCATCCATACCCCAGAACATACCTGGAGATTTCATAAAGATACGAATCGAGAACTCCCACCTGACTGAAATTCCCCAGAGAGCGTTCTTTACCGTCAGTGCCTTGGACTCACTGTGGCTGAACTTTAACGACATTGCCCTGATGAACGCCAAGAGTCTGGAGGGTCTTAACAACCTGACCGAACTCAGACTGCAGGGCAACAAGCTGAGGTCCGTACCGTGGACGGCCTTCCAGGACGCGCCCAACCTCAAAATCCTGGACCTGAAGCACAACCGGCTAGACGTGCTGCCGGAACACGCCCTGCGCCACCTGCCCGCGCTGACCTATTTAGACTTATCCTTCAATCAGCTTAAGGTCATATCCCGGGACGTTTTCCTAAACTGGCCGCGCTACCGCCCACAGACGCATGGCAGGAGGGAGGAGGATGCAGCCAATGTTGTGTTAGCATTGCACGACAACCAGTGGCTCTGCGACTGCCGCCTCAAGGGCTTTGTCGAGTTCATCAAATCCGTCAGTCCTCCCATCATCCTGATGAACTCCTATCTGACATGTTCTGGTCCGGATTCCAGAGCAGGGAAGTTCTTCCACGAGCTGGAGCTAAAGACCTGCCTGAAGCCACAGACGTCCACTCCAGAAGTGAACATCACGCTGCCGCTGGGAGCAAATGTTACGCTGCGCTGCTTCGTAAAGGCCAGGCCTGATCCGGTGGTGCAGTGGAGCTACAGCCTAAAGACCATCAGAGGATTTACAG TCTCGCAGTCTCAGGTGGGCGAGGACACCATCGGTTCTGCCCTGATAATCCCCTCAGTTCATGTGGCTGACCGTGGCCTCTACACATGCACTGCCAACAACTTCATTGGCAACTCCTCTGTGAGCATTCAGCTCAACGTTCTCTCTACCAACGCCTCCTTCCCCTTGTCCCCCAGCTTTCCTCTGGCCTCCGCTGACCAGAACGTCTACATCGACATCCGAATCGCCAAGCAGACCGTGTACGGTATCACTGTGGAATGGTATGCTGCGACAGAGAACCCCACAGAGACCTGGTTCACCATCCACTTCGGCCGCTATGACTCCCCGAAGAAAGAGATGCTTTACGTCGGGCCGGGAATCAACAGCTACTCCGTGAACGACCTGCTGCCGGTCACCAAGTATGAGGTGTGCGTTTCCCTAAAAAACCAGCCTCCTCGATCGGAGCAGTGCATTGTGTTCGTGACAGGAAGTGGAACCAATGAACTGGAGCAGCGTGAGAGACTCATTCACATCATCGTGATCGTTTGTGCCATGGTGCTAGCAGTCCCTGCGGGCATGTATGCCTGCACCACCAACACCAGGCTCAGCTGCTTTGACCGCTGCACGGGACTctgcaagaggaagaagaagggcGGGAATCTGGGGGACCGGCAGGGAACTTTCGACAGTTTGCAGGCCGCCAGCGACGAAGGATTGTGCAGAGACTCTGGAGAGGAGAGGAAAATGAGGCGGCGGTCCGAAGACAAACCCCACAAGGGCAACAGTGCCCAACTGTACTGA